A genomic segment from Actinomadura hallensis encodes:
- a CDS encoding LysR family transcriptional regulator: MRAEALDPVLLRTFVAVADLGSFTAAAAAEGYTQSAVSRQIAALEDVCGVELFARGARGVRPTPAGEYLLPYARGLLDRLADTARALDGLRRLDTGTLRLGAFPTANAALVPRALARFRARHPGVRPVLREGTTERLLPMLEAGDLDLAVVSTHKIPSIAAEDLVTLADDALLVALPSGHRLAGRDRVALGDLADEPWIVADDPEAVAALRARCEAAGFVPQTPLRVAEWISKLGLVAEGFGVTLVPALAASAAARDGVVLSAVASDQPRRSVYAAVGRHARRSPAVTAFLADLRDVAGNLRDTARDPRAAGGER, translated from the coding sequence GTGCGCGCCGAAGCCCTCGACCCCGTACTGCTGAGGACGTTCGTCGCCGTCGCCGACCTCGGGTCGTTCACCGCCGCCGCGGCCGCGGAGGGCTACACCCAGTCGGCCGTCTCCCGGCAGATCGCCGCGCTGGAGGACGTGTGCGGGGTGGAGCTGTTCGCGCGCGGCGCGCGGGGCGTCCGCCCGACCCCGGCGGGGGAGTACCTGCTGCCGTACGCGCGCGGCCTGCTCGACCGGCTCGCCGACACCGCCCGCGCCCTCGACGGGCTGCGCCGCCTCGACACCGGGACGCTGCGGCTCGGCGCGTTCCCCACCGCGAACGCCGCCCTCGTGCCCCGCGCGCTCGCCCGGTTCCGGGCCCGCCATCCCGGGGTCCGGCCGGTGCTGCGCGAGGGGACGACGGAGCGGCTGCTGCCGATGCTGGAGGCCGGCGACCTCGACCTCGCCGTCGTCAGCACGCACAAGATCCCCTCGATCGCCGCCGAGGACCTGGTGACGCTCGCCGACGACGCGCTGCTCGTCGCGCTGCCGAGCGGCCACCGGCTCGCCGGCCGGGACCGCGTCGCGCTGGGCGACCTCGCGGACGAGCCGTGGATCGTCGCCGACGACCCCGAGGCCGTCGCGGCGCTGCGCGCCCGCTGCGAGGCCGCCGGGTTCGTCCCGCAGACCCCGCTGCGGGTCGCCGAGTGGATATCGAAGCTGGGCCTGGTCGCCGAGGGGTTCGGCGTCACGCTCGTGCCCGCCCTGGCCGCGTCGGCGGCGGCGCGGGACGGGGTGGTGCTGAGCGCCGTGGCCTCCGACCAGCCGCGCCGGTCGGTGTACGCGGCGGTCGGGCGGCACGCGCGCCGGTCCCCGGCCGTCACCGCGTTCCTCGCGGACCTGCGGGACGTGGCCGGAAACCTGCGGGACACGGCCCGAGACCCGCGGGCCGCGGGCGGGGAGCGCTGA
- a CDS encoding SAM hydrolase/SAM-dependent halogenase family protein, with the protein MPDSRPFVSLATDFGAAYTAICAGVVHTIAPDANVLVLSDEITPYGVREGAMLLRQALPYLPLGVHVGIVDPGVGTSRRPVAIETGRGDVLVGPDNGLLVPAAEALGGVVGVHVLENPEYRLPSVSASFHGRDVFSPAAGHLAAGAAPADFGPPVEPLPLDVPPPVAGDGELTAPVMYIDRFGSLILGAEPGDLTAALGPLPHGTPLDVLWEAPEPGSARVTFEETFGAVAPGEPLVWVDSSGLLGLAVNRGSAAAAFGLADAEFLTLRRA; encoded by the coding sequence ATGCCGGACAGCCGCCCGTTCGTCAGCCTGGCGACCGACTTCGGCGCCGCCTACACCGCGATCTGCGCGGGCGTCGTCCACACGATCGCGCCGGACGCGAACGTGCTCGTGCTGAGCGACGAGATCACCCCGTACGGCGTCCGGGAGGGCGCGATGCTGCTGCGCCAGGCGCTGCCGTACCTGCCGCTCGGCGTCCACGTGGGGATCGTCGACCCCGGCGTCGGGACCTCGCGCCGTCCCGTGGCGATCGAGACCGGGCGCGGGGACGTGCTGGTCGGCCCGGACAACGGCCTGCTGGTCCCGGCCGCCGAGGCGCTGGGCGGCGTGGTGGGGGTGCACGTCCTGGAGAACCCCGAGTACCGGCTGCCCTCGGTGTCCGCCTCGTTCCACGGCCGCGACGTCTTCTCGCCCGCCGCCGGCCACCTCGCGGCGGGGGCCGCCCCGGCCGACTTCGGCCCGCCGGTCGAGCCGCTGCCGCTGGACGTCCCGCCGCCGGTCGCCGGGGACGGGGAGCTGACCGCCCCGGTCATGTACATCGATCGCTTCGGGAGCCTGATCCTCGGCGCGGAGCCCGGAGACCTGACCGCGGCGCTGGGCCCCCTTCCGCACGGCACGCCCCTGGACGTCCTGTGGGAGGCTCCGGAACCCGGGTCCGCGCGGGTCACGTTCGAGGAGACCTTCGGCGCCGTCGCGCCGGGCGAGCCGCTGGTCTGGGTCGACTCGTCCGGCCTCCTCGGCCTGGCGGTCAACCGGGGCTCGGCCGCCGCGGCCTTCGGCCTCGCGGACGCGGAGTTCCTCACCTTGCGCCGCGCATAG
- a CDS encoding NUDIX hydrolase, with amino-acid sequence MEDLDVVAWVQVSGGRMLAVRSRGRDLLYLPGGKREPGEDDWSALSREVREELGLDLDRASFRPLGVVRAPAHDQPDFAHVRMACFTAAHRGTMAPSGEVDEYRYVGRSERRLLAPAAQAALDLAADNGLLC; translated from the coding sequence ATGGAGGACCTGGACGTGGTCGCCTGGGTTCAGGTGTCGGGCGGCCGGATGCTGGCGGTGCGTTCACGCGGCCGCGACCTGCTCTATCTGCCGGGCGGCAAGCGCGAGCCCGGCGAGGACGACTGGTCGGCCCTGTCCCGCGAGGTGCGCGAGGAACTCGGGCTGGACCTCGACCGGGCGTCGTTCCGGCCGCTGGGCGTGGTCCGCGCGCCCGCCCACGACCAGCCGGACTTCGCCCACGTGCGCATGGCCTGCTTCACCGCCGCCCACCGGGGCACGATGGCCCCGTCCGGGGAGGTGGACGAGTACCGCTACGTCGGCCGTTCCGAGCGCCGCCTCCTGGCCCCCGCGGCCCAGGCCGCGCTGGATCTCGCGGCCGACAACGGTCTGCTCTGTTGA
- a CDS encoding XRE family transcriptional regulator, with protein sequence MRDRMHEVSPGASLAEKVEWLIRNLWPADAGPPRNNVETAAAIARATGEDISSTTVWKLRTGRQENPQLRTLTALASFFGVPLGFFGFPAESAPIGDDLVLTALRRAVEQGAVRPEVLRALVDLTPETRRVVDEMILAAAAADRRWNGGAARGDRAAVPEGSAG encoded by the coding sequence ATGCGCGATCGCATGCACGAGGTGTCGCCGGGGGCGTCGCTGGCCGAGAAGGTCGAGTGGCTGATCCGGAATCTGTGGCCGGCCGACGCCGGCCCGCCGCGCAACAACGTGGAGACGGCCGCCGCGATCGCCCGCGCCACCGGCGAGGACATCTCGTCGACCACGGTCTGGAAGCTGCGCACCGGGCGCCAGGAGAACCCGCAGCTCAGGACGCTCACGGCGCTCGCCTCGTTCTTCGGCGTGCCGCTGGGGTTCTTCGGCTTCCCCGCCGAGTCCGCGCCCATCGGCGACGACCTCGTGCTCACGGCGCTGCGCCGCGCCGTCGAGCAGGGCGCCGTCCGGCCCGAGGTGCTGCGCGCCCTGGTCGACCTGACGCCCGAGACGCGGCGGGTCGTGGACGAGATGATCCTCGCCGCGGCCGCGGCCGACCGGCGGTGGAACGGTGGAGCGGCCCGCGGGGACCGTGCCGCCGTGCCGGAGGGGAGCGCCGGGTAG
- a CDS encoding DUF6416 domain-containing protein: MYLPSDHPLWDDHSGGTGHDMPAWKDGDEEKALVYWNALDDKSRAVLRYLFGRSGWQIHNGELVKQLGLDPEGRKNAPNVLAGVLNRVNEAGAMTGRRPPFRWWAGEDGARYAVPVETAAVFERAVLADRVQQKRGTMLALALDPPEVRKFIEHLDWTFDGPDVRMVLGSACTTVARAIPQFVAALQLPYDAAFSTDDFFDHLDDVSRRRCIVVTDACSLLKYEDVDVWADFVLSLYGGPYCMGGGWSTLVLVDQPHAWEDWAFRSTPHAIDVQRI; encoded by the coding sequence ATGTATCTCCCCAGCGACCACCCGCTCTGGGACGACCACAGCGGCGGCACCGGCCACGACATGCCCGCGTGGAAGGACGGCGACGAGGAAAAGGCGCTCGTTTACTGGAACGCGCTCGACGACAAATCCCGCGCCGTCCTGCGTTACCTTTTCGGGCGCAGCGGATGGCAGATCCACAACGGCGAACTCGTGAAGCAGCTCGGTCTCGACCCGGAAGGGCGCAAGAACGCGCCGAACGTCCTGGCGGGCGTCCTGAACCGGGTGAACGAGGCGGGCGCGATGACGGGCCGGCGTCCGCCCTTCCGCTGGTGGGCGGGCGAGGACGGCGCGCGCTACGCCGTCCCGGTGGAGACGGCCGCCGTCTTCGAAAGGGCCGTGCTCGCCGACCGGGTGCAGCAAAAGCGGGGCACCATGCTGGCCCTGGCACTGGATCCCCCGGAAGTCCGGAAGTTCATCGAGCACCTCGACTGGACGTTCGACGGCCCCGACGTGCGAATGGTGCTGGGCTCGGCGTGCACGACCGTCGCGCGGGCCATTCCGCAGTTCGTCGCGGCCCTCCAGCTTCCGTACGACGCCGCGTTCAGTACGGACGACTTCTTCGACCACCTCGACGACGTTTCGCGGCGCAGGTGCATCGTGGTCACCGACGCGTGCAGTCTGCTCAAGTACGAAGACGTCGACGTGTGGGCCGATTTCGTCTTGTCCCTGTACGGCGGGCCGTACTGCATGGGCGGCGGCTGGTCCACGCTGGTCCTGGTGGACCAGCCGCACGCGTGGGAGGACTGGGCCTTCCGCTCCACTCCGCACGCCATCGACGTCCAGAGGATCTGA